A genomic window from Flavobacterium sp. I3-2 includes:
- a CDS encoding TCR/Tet family MFS transporter produces MSSSKKSAAVGFILITILLDVIGIGIIIPVIPKLLEELLQSDITEAAKIGGWLAFAYAFTQFIFAPFIGNLSDKYGRRPVLLISLLAFGLDYLLLAVAPTIGLVFLGRIIAGITGASISTATAYIADVSTPENRAKNFGMIGATFGVGFIIGPVIGGLLGQYGSRVPFYAAAILCFVNFLYGIFVLPESLPKEKRRAFEWKTANPVGALLRLKKFPEVLGLASAIFFMYLASHAIHGNWSFYTMYRFKWDEQMVGISLGVIGFLVAVVQGGLIRWVNPKLGNSKSILIGLSLNCLGLLLFAFAQESWMMFVFLIPYCLGGIAGPAMQTEITTHIPATEQGQIQGTLASLNSATAIFGPLLMTNVFYYFTHDEAPFLFPGAPFIIAVVFMLFAIFISNKSLRKYSNSYIKK; encoded by the coding sequence ATGTCATCATCAAAAAAATCAGCTGCAGTTGGTTTCATACTAATTACCATATTACTTGACGTAATTGGAATTGGGATTATCATTCCCGTTATTCCAAAATTACTTGAAGAACTTCTACAATCAGACATTACAGAAGCAGCTAAGATTGGTGGATGGCTAGCTTTCGCTTACGCATTTACACAATTTATCTTTGCTCCTTTTATCGGAAATTTAAGTGATAAATACGGAAGACGACCAGTTTTATTAATCTCCCTTTTAGCTTTTGGATTAGATTACCTACTTTTAGCGGTCGCTCCTACTATTGGATTGGTTTTCTTAGGAAGAATTATCGCTGGAATTACCGGAGCAAGTATATCAACCGCAACGGCTTATATTGCCGATGTAAGTACCCCCGAAAATAGAGCAAAAAACTTTGGTATGATTGGCGCTACTTTTGGAGTTGGATTTATCATCGGACCAGTTATTGGTGGACTTTTAGGTCAATACGGTTCGCGAGTTCCTTTTTATGCAGCAGCCATTTTATGTTTTGTAAACTTTTTATACGGAATATTTGTCCTTCCAGAATCCTTACCTAAAGAAAAAAGAAGAGCTTTTGAATGGAAAACTGCGAATCCGGTTGGAGCACTTTTACGATTAAAAAAATTCCCTGAAGTATTAGGGTTAGCGAGCGCCATTTTCTTTATGTATTTAGCTTCGCATGCCATTCACGGAAACTGGAGTTTTTATACGATGTATCGATTTAAATGGGACGAGCAAATGGTCGGTATTTCTCTTGGTGTTATCGGATTTTTAGTTGCTGTTGTACAAGGAGGATTAATCCGTTGGGTAAATCCGAAATTAGGTAATTCTAAAAGTATTTTAATCGGACTTTCCTTAAACTGTTTAGGTCTTTTACTATTTGCTTTCGCACAAGAAAGTTGGATGATGTTTGTCTTTTTAATTCCGTATTGTTTAGGCGGAATCGCTGGTCCAGCCATGCAAACCGAAATAACTACACATATTCCGGCAACCGAGCAAGGCCAAATTCAAGGAACATTAGCCAGTTTAAACAGTGCAACAGCCATATTTGGTCCGTTATTAATGACCAATGTATTTTATTATTTCACACACGACGAAGCACCATTTTTATTTCCAGGCGCGCCATTTATCATTGCCGTAGTCTTTATGCTTTTTGCTATTTTTATATCAAACAAAAGCTTGCGTAAATATTCAAATTCATACATCAAAAAATAA